From Hippoglossus stenolepis isolate QCI-W04-F060 chromosome 19, HSTE1.2, whole genome shotgun sequence, the proteins below share one genomic window:
- the LOC118098651 gene encoding vexin has protein sequence MQRIYMHSHEHFEVFTTVLAPQGRCRYRTDAEKMVVVHSYRPHWPEELELCPGDVVLVLSKHEEGIWFGRRQDGQQGHFPASCVMELSQNLPPRGLQRRLSLRTSARDNDSGGGRSRYGHGHILQALRRGSRGGGGAAAAAAATAAGGGMVMDGGQGESEDPFPVRRPLQIPSPQPVASQQPQTHRSPGLLHRILSKCRKKSECQGATNGAFEGD, from the exons ATGCAGCGCATCTACATGCACAGCCATGAGCACTTTGAGGTGTTCACCACCGTCCTTGCTCCACAAG GGAGGTGTCGATACAGGACAGATGCGGAGAAG ATGGTGGTGGTGCACAGCTACAGGCCCCACTGgccagaggagctggagctgtgtCCAGGTGACGTAGTCCTGGTGCTGTCCAAGCATGAGGAGGGGATTTGGTTTGGGCGGAGGCAGGATGGCCAGCAGGGCCACTTCCCCGCCTCCTGTGTGATGGAGCTGAGCCAg AATCTCCCTCCCAGAGGCCTGCAGAGGCGTTTGTCCCTGAGAACCTCGGCAAGGGACAACGACTCGGGTGGAGGACGCAGCAGATATGGACA TGGACACATCCTGCAGGCGCTCAGGCGGGGGagcagaggaggtggtggagcagcagcagcagcagcagcaacagcagcaggaggagggatggTGATGGATGGGGGCCAGGGCGAGAGCGAGGACCCCTTCCCGGTACGCAGGCCCCTGCAGATCCCGTCGCCTCAGCCTGTGGCCTCCCAGCAGCCTCAGACACACAGATCCCCGGGCCTGCTCCACAGGATTCTGTCCAAGTGCCGGAAAAAGAGTGAATGCCAGGGAGCCACCAATGGGGCCTTCGAGGGCGACTAG
- the rrs1 gene encoding ribosome biogenesis regulatory protein homolog: MSPSRGHRWKCRSGMNCDPEEPRGVFPGSTRVSRSAPQHPTNMAACSAEELLAQAERDEAEKLRSITVHKELDLEFDVGNLLACDKNRVESRDFRALRKEDFLRSLARDNTQLLINELWKLPTERVEEAIVAKLPVPATPLPREKPPPKPRPPTKWEQFAKLKGIQKKKKTNLVWDENAKDWRRRWGHKRANDETKDWLIEVPVTADPNEDQFAKRVKAKKERVAKNELNRLRNIARSQKLKVPGVGLTPRLQQNKDELSRAVSVARTSTASVGQFQDRLPKEKAPKNTGKRRKFEPLIGDFPGERKKQLELLRVLGTKNPQLNITKAVNKQMREEDREEAAKSRKMAGKKGRKGGTSGKGGKGKGGGGKGKGGMGGKGGMGGKGGMGGKGGKGGKGGGGGKKRSKPGMH; this comes from the coding sequence ATGTCGCCCTCTCGTGGCCACCGGTGGAAGTGCCGCTCCGGGATGAACTGTGACCCGGAAGAGCCTCGTGGTGTTTTTCCTGGTTCCACACGTGTGTCGCGATCTGCTCCACAGCATCCGACCAACATGGCTGCGTGCAGTGCGGAGGAGCTGCTGGCCCAAGCGGAGAGGGACGAGGCGGAGAAGCTGCGGAGCATCACGGTCCACAAGGAGCTGGACCTGGAGTTCGACGTCGGGAACCTGTTGGCATGCGACAAGAACCGCGTCGAGTCCCGGGACTTCAGGGCACTGAGGAAAGAGGACTTCCTGCGGTCGTTGGCCCGCGACAACACGCAGCTCCTCATCAACGAGCTCTGGAAGCTCCCCACGGAGCGGGTGGAGGAGGCGATCGTGGCCAAGTTGCCGGTGCCGGCGACCCCGCTGCCCCGAGAGAAGCCGCCCCCGAAGCCCCGACCCCCGACCAAGTGGGAGCAGTTCGCCAAGCTGAAGGGGatccagaagaagaagaagaccaaCCTGGTGTGGGACGAGAACGCCAAGGACTGGAGGAGGCGCTGGGGCCACAAGAGGGCCAACGATGAGACCAAGGACTGGCTGATCGAGGTGCCGGTGACCGCAGACCCCAACGAGGACCAGTTCGCCAAGCGGGTCAAAGCCAAGAAGGAGCGGGTGGCCAAGAACGAGCTCAACCGCCTGAGGAACATCGCCCGGTCGCAGAAACTCAAAGTGCCCGGCGTGGGTCTGACCCCCAGACTCCAGCAGAACAAGGACGAGCTATCCCGAGCCGTGAGCGTGGCCAGGACCTCCACTGCCTCCGTGGGCCAGTTCCAGGACCGGCTGCCCAAGGAGAAGGCGCCGAAGAACACCGGCAAGAGGAGGAAGTTCGAGCCCCTCATCGGCGACTTCCCCGGCGAGAGGAAGAAGCAGCTGGAGCTCCTGAGGGTCCTGGGCACCAAGAACCCGCAGCTGAACATCACCAAGGCCGTGAACAAGCagatgagggaggaggacagagaggaggccgCCAAGAGCAGGAAGATGGCAGGGAAGAAGGGACGCAAGGGGGGCACGTCAGGGAAGGGTGGGAAAGGcaagggaggaggtgggaaaGGCAAGGGAGGAAtgggaggaaagggaggaatgGGGGGTAAGGGAGGAATGGGGGGAAAGGGAGGTAAAGGTGGTaaaggtggtggaggagggaagaagagatCTAAACCTGGGATGCATTGA
- the crhb gene encoding corticotropin releasing hormone b: MKLNLLGTTVILLVAFLPRYECRAIDSPGGALRVLAPQTQNSQQQQSGPILERLGEEFFVRLGNGDSNSFPSSSMYPAESPAIYNRALQLQLTRRLLQGKVGNIRALIGGFEDRGDDSMERGRRSEDPPISLDLTFHLLREMMEMSRAEQMAQQAQNNRRMMELFGK, encoded by the coding sequence ATGAAGCTCAATTTACTTGGTACCACCGTGATTCTGCTTGTTGCCTTCTTGCCGCGCTACGAATGTCGGGCTATTGACAGCCCTGGCGGTGCACTGCGCGTCCTTGCTCCCCAAACCCAGaactcccagcagcagcagtctggtCCCATCCTGGAGCGGCTCGGAGAGGAGTTCTTCGTCCGACTGGGCAACGGGGACTCTAACTCTTTCCCATCCTCGTCCATGTATCCCGCCGAGTCGCCTGCCATCTACAACAGAGCACTGCAACTCCAGCTGACGCGGCGTCTTTTACAAGGGAAAGTTGGGAACATCAGGGCGCTCATAGGCGGCTTCGAGGACCGCGGTGACGACTCGATGGAGAGGGGCAGGAGGTCCGAAGACCCGCCGATATCCCTGGATCTGACCTTCCACCTGCTCCGGGAGATGATGGAGATGTCCCGGGCGGAACAGATGGCTCAGCAGGCGCAAAATAACAGAAGAATGATGGAGCTCTTCGGGAAATGA